The following coding sequences lie in one Candidatus Eremiobacterota bacterium genomic window:
- a CDS encoding AAA family ATPase, producing MAVRVQSVSPSWELSQLLDIFPLAIRQALVRLNNIEDIIEVVLDLGRPPEARFESDFTYLADTPVSHEDIAHVCSRISPFGADNRAGIEQTLHRISAIRNRTGKIVGLTCRVGRAVYGTIDILLDVLRSGKSICLLGRPGVGKTTMLRECARVLSEERKRVVIVDTSNEIAGDSDIPHPGIGLARRMQVADPALQHAVMIEAVENHMPEVIVIDEIGTAAEAEAARTIAERGVTLIGTAHGQTLENLLMNPTLSDLVGGVGAVTLSDEEARRRGTRKTVLERKAPPTFDVVVEIRDRDRLAIHKNVGEVIDALLRGYQPQPEIRQREPSGEVTVVQEADTESMPRLAEGYDHDREIEERDRPMSIFPYGVSRNKIERAITNLRVNASIARNWDDADVVLTLKTLERKEQPKLKQIASDNVPIYSIKTNTTTQIQSALRDVFNLGSIDNEELALRETEEAIYQVLLNNQAIELSPQTSYIRRMQHQLAERYRLQSRSTGLEPNRRVRIYKNAEM from the coding sequence TTGGCGGTTAGAGTTCAATCCGTTTCCCCAAGTTGGGAGCTCTCCCAACTCCTCGACATCTTCCCACTGGCGATACGGCAAGCGCTCGTCCGTCTCAACAACATCGAAGATATCATCGAAGTCGTGCTCGATCTCGGCCGGCCGCCCGAGGCCCGCTTTGAGAGCGACTTCACTTATCTTGCCGACACGCCCGTCAGCCACGAAGATATCGCGCACGTATGCTCGCGTATCTCTCCGTTTGGTGCCGACAATCGCGCCGGCATCGAACAGACGCTGCATCGCATCAGCGCCATTCGCAATCGAACCGGAAAGATCGTTGGACTCACCTGCCGGGTGGGACGAGCGGTCTACGGAACGATCGACATCTTACTCGACGTGCTCCGAAGCGGGAAATCGATCTGTCTGCTAGGGCGTCCCGGCGTCGGCAAGACCACGATGCTGCGTGAATGCGCGCGAGTTCTTTCTGAAGAGCGAAAGCGCGTCGTGATCGTCGATACATCGAATGAAATCGCCGGAGATAGCGATATTCCGCACCCCGGCATCGGCTTGGCCCGGCGCATGCAGGTCGCCGATCCCGCGCTTCAACACGCGGTGATGATCGAGGCGGTGGAGAACCACATGCCCGAGGTCATCGTCATCGACGAGATCGGCACCGCCGCCGAAGCGGAGGCGGCGCGCACTATCGCGGAGCGCGGCGTAACGCTCATCGGTACCGCACACGGCCAGACGCTCGAGAATCTCTTAATGAATCCAACGCTTTCCGACCTGGTCGGCGGCGTTGGCGCGGTCACGCTATCCGACGAAGAAGCTCGCCGGCGCGGCACCCGCAAGACCGTGTTGGAACGTAAGGCTCCGCCGACGTTCGACGTGGTTGTCGAGATTCGCGATCGAGATCGCCTTGCGATTCACAAGAACGTCGGCGAAGTGATCGACGCGTTGCTGCGGGGGTATCAGCCGCAGCCCGAGATTCGGCAGCGCGAGCCGAGCGGCGAGGTCACCGTCGTGCAAGAGGCCGATACCGAATCGATGCCGCGCCTCGCCGAGGGGTACGATCACGATCGCGAGATTGAAGAGCGCGACCGGCCGATGTCGATCTTTCCTTATGGCGTTTCGCGGAACAAGATCGAACGAGCAATTACGAATCTGCGCGTCAATGCGTCGATTGCGCGCAACTGGGACGACGCAGATGTCGTGCTCACGCTCAAAACGCTCGAGCGCAAGGAGCAGCCAAAGCTCAAGCAGATCGCTTCGGACAACGTCCCGATCTACTCCATTAAGACGAACACGACGACTCAAATTCAAAGCGCATTGCGCGACGTCTTTAACCTGGGCTCGATCGACAACGAGGAGCTGGCACTACGCGAAACCGAGGAAGCCATCTATCAGGTGCTGCTCAACAATCAGGCGATCGAGCTATCGCCGCAGACGTCGTACATTCGCCGGATGCAGCATCAGCTTGCCGAACGTTATCGCTTGCAATCGCGCAGTACGGGTCTGGAGCCCAATCGCCGAGTCCGTATTTATAAGAACGCAGAGATGTGA
- the tmk gene encoding dTMP kinase produces the protein MFVVIEGIEGSGKSTLVTALAEHLKAGGHAVAVTREPGGTPVGDAIREIFLRESISITALTESYLVNAARAQHVADVVRPMLEQGRIVLCDRFTDSTLAYQGYGRGLDVGELRTLCATAADGIEPDLVLLLDLPVSVARARLRERAAEDRIESEDDAFHERVRRGFLELAEESLRHVILDATTPPQAVLKAALDGLSARLGLRVP, from the coding sequence ATGTTCGTTGTAATCGAAGGAATTGAAGGGAGTGGCAAGAGCACGCTCGTCACGGCCTTGGCCGAACATCTCAAAGCCGGCGGTCACGCCGTTGCGGTGACGCGCGAACCGGGTGGCACACCGGTGGGCGACGCGATCCGCGAGATCTTCTTGCGCGAATCGATTTCGATTACTGCCTTGACCGAGAGTTATTTGGTCAATGCGGCAAGAGCTCAGCACGTAGCCGATGTGGTCCGCCCGATGCTCGAGCAAGGGCGGATCGTGCTCTGCGATCGGTTTACGGATTCAACGCTCGCCTATCAGGGCTATGGACGGGGGCTGGACGTTGGAGAACTGCGGACGCTCTGCGCAACTGCCGCCGATGGAATAGAGCCGGACTTAGTGCTGTTGCTCGATCTGCCGGTGAGCGTAGCGCGGGCGCGGTTGCGCGAGCGCGCGGCGGAGGATCGGATCGAGAGCGAGGACGACGCCTTTCACGAGCGCGTGCGCCGCGGATTTCTCGAGCTCGCCGAGGAATCGCTGCGTCACGTCATTCTCGACGCTACTACGCCGCCGCAAGCAGTCCTCAAAGCCGCGCTCGACGGGTTGAGCGCGCGTTTGGGCCTTCGAGTTCCGTGA
- a CDS encoding S-methyl-5'-thioadenosine phosphorylase — protein MTNERRAEIGVFGGSGFYSLIERAHEEWIETPYGPPSDKIALGEIAGRRVAFLPRHGKDHRFPPQAINYRANLWAMKQLGVRSIIGPTAAGSLAREVRPGSMVVCDQLIDRTSGRKDTFYDGPLTTHVSFADPYCPTLRPVAVEALLSLDVETHARGTVVVIQGPRFSTRSESKWFQSQGWEVINMTQYPEAYLARELEICYVNIALITDYDVGLEGMPPVSHHEVIEVFNRNNDRVKNAIAKIVENIAADGDCSCRHALEGARL, from the coding sequence ATGACGAACGAGAGGCGTGCCGAGATCGGCGTTTTCGGCGGATCGGGATTTTATTCACTCATCGAGAGAGCCCACGAGGAATGGATCGAGACGCCCTACGGTCCGCCGAGCGATAAGATTGCGCTTGGGGAGATCGCCGGGCGGCGCGTTGCCTTTCTTCCACGCCACGGCAAGGATCATCGTTTTCCCCCGCAAGCGATCAACTATCGAGCAAACCTTTGGGCGATGAAGCAGCTCGGCGTACGATCGATCATCGGTCCGACGGCGGCCGGTTCGCTCGCAAGAGAGGTTCGACCGGGTTCGATGGTCGTCTGCGATCAATTGATCGATCGGACCAGCGGTAGGAAGGACACGTTTTACGACGGACCGCTGACGACGCACGTCAGCTTCGCGGATCCGTATTGCCCAACATTGCGACCCGTCGCCGTCGAAGCGCTCTTGTCGCTCGACGTGGAGACCCACGCCCGCGGAACCGTCGTGGTGATCCAGGGGCCGCGCTTTTCGACGCGCTCCGAGTCGAAGTGGTTCCAGAGCCAAGGGTGGGAAGTCATCAATATGACTCAGTACCCGGAAGCATATCTCGCGCGCGAGCTCGAGATCTGCTACGTCAACATTGCACTCATCACGGATTATGACGTCGGTCTCGAAGGGATGCCGCCGGTCTCGCATCACGAGGTGATCGAAGTCTTCAACCGCAACAACGATCGTGTCAAGAACGCGATAGCGAAAATCGTCGAAAATATCGCCGCGGACGGCGATTGCTCGTGCCGTCACGCACTCGAAGGAGCGCGTCTCTAA
- a CDS encoding bifunctional nuclease family protein, with the protein MRQMKVDKLGIDLLTHDPVVILKDMDGSHYLPILIGPFEATAIALALEGAPVPRPLSHDLMRNILETLSANLEQVVIHDIKDSTFFAKLIVRTNGEIQEIDARPSDGIALALRVAAPIFVSDKIVLEEATAEKKPINDTEMARFKKFLDDLKPSDFNR; encoded by the coding sequence ATGCGCCAAATGAAGGTCGACAAGCTGGGGATCGACCTGCTCACGCACGATCCCGTTGTCATCCTTAAAGATATGGACGGATCGCATTACCTTCCGATTCTCATCGGCCCGTTTGAAGCGACGGCGATTGCTTTGGCACTGGAAGGCGCGCCCGTGCCGCGTCCGCTTTCGCACGACCTCATGCGCAACATCCTGGAGACGCTCAGCGCGAACCTCGAGCAAGTCGTGATTCACGACATCAAGGACTCGACGTTCTTCGCAAAACTGATCGTGCGAACCAACGGCGAGATCCAGGAGATCGATGCGCGGCCCTCCGACGGCATCGCGCTGGCGCTCCGAGTCGCCGCGCCGATCTTTGTTTCCGATAAGATCGTGCTTGAAGAAGCGACTGCGGAGAAAAAACCGATCAACGATACTGAAATGGCGCGATTCAAAAAATTCTTGGACGACCTTAAGCCGTCCGACTTTAATCGCTAG
- the ychF gene encoding redox-regulated ATPase YchF: MPLSCGIVGLPNVGKTTIFNALTRTTQALAANYPFATIEPNVGEVAVPDPRLPVLAEIVNARRVIPATVRFVDIAGLTRGASSGEGLGNAFLSHIRETDAIAMVVRCFEDGDVTHVEGHPDPRRDFEIVAIELALADLATMRKRVAKLERDLRSQPSQRPYLEAAQRVSEALEEARPARSFAPGTLEAQVAADSFLLTRKPVLYIANVDESQIGGKGEQARAVEEIAREEHGRAVILSGKLEAELAGLPAGEAAEFRREVGLARSGLDDLSAAAYDLLGLMTFLTAGEKEARAWPIPKGTKAPQAAGTIHSDLERGFIRAEIVSYDDYVQFRTMEALRAAGRVRSEGREYVMQEGDVVNFRFNV, from the coding sequence ATGCCACTCTCATGCGGAATCGTCGGGTTACCAAATGTCGGTAAAACGACGATCTTCAATGCGCTCACGCGCACGACCCAAGCCCTCGCAGCGAACTATCCGTTCGCGACGATCGAGCCCAACGTCGGCGAGGTCGCGGTGCCCGACCCGCGCCTGCCGGTGTTGGCGGAGATCGTCAACGCGAGGCGCGTCATACCGGCGACCGTCCGCTTTGTCGATATCGCGGGTTTGACACGCGGCGCCAGCAGCGGCGAAGGGCTCGGAAACGCATTCTTGAGCCACATTCGCGAGACCGACGCCATCGCAATGGTCGTGCGCTGCTTCGAAGATGGTGACGTCACGCACGTGGAAGGCCATCCCGATCCGCGCCGCGATTTCGAGATCGTGGCAATCGAATTGGCGCTTGCCGACCTCGCAACCATGCGTAAGCGCGTCGCGAAGCTCGAGCGGGACCTTCGCTCGCAGCCAAGCCAGCGGCCGTACCTCGAGGCAGCCCAGCGTGTGAGCGAAGCCCTCGAGGAGGCGCGCCCTGCGCGCAGTTTTGCGCCCGGCACGCTCGAGGCACAGGTTGCCGCCGACTCCTTCTTGCTGACGCGCAAACCCGTGCTCTACATCGCCAATGTCGACGAGTCGCAGATCGGGGGCAAGGGCGAGCAGGCGCGAGCCGTTGAGGAGATCGCGCGCGAGGAGCATGGACGAGCCGTGATCCTGAGCGGCAAGCTCGAGGCCGAGCTGGCCGGACTGCCGGCCGGCGAAGCGGCGGAGTTTCGCCGCGAGGTGGGCCTCGCGCGTAGCGGCCTCGACGATCTTTCCGCGGCCGCCTACGATCTGCTCGGATTGATGACGTTCCTGACCGCAGGGGAAAAGGAAGCCCGGGCGTGGCCCATCCCCAAGGGCACGAAGGCGCCTCAGGCCGCCGGCACGATCCACAGCGACCTGGAGCGGGGCTTCATTCGCGCCGAGATCGTCTCATACGACGATTACGTGCAATTTCGCACGATGGAGGCGCTTCGCGCCGCGGGGCGAGTGCGCAGCGAGGGACGAGAATACGTAATGCAGGAGGGCGACGTGGTGAATTTTCGCTTCAACGTCTAA
- a CDS encoding Glu/Leu/Phe/Val dehydrogenase, with protein MTTALRETSVRDVSVFGDAIAYFNEAADLLELDAGMRRILTHPSRQIIFSIPFQRDSGEFEVYTGYRVQYNFARGPAKGGIRFHPRVTLDEVTALAFWMTWKCAVVDLPFGGGKGGVTCDPTTLSSNELERITRRYAAELVEVVGPDKDVPAPDVNTTPQVMAWFMDTYSMHVRQNIPGVVTGKPLEIGGSRGRVEATGRGVTICALDEMAEMDLRPDKATIAIQGFGNVGMHAAKLFEERGCKIVGISDVTGAYYNPEGIYVNGAMEHAARFGTLEGFKGGEKITNAELLASDCDVLVPAALEKVFTPETAVKVKAKLIVEGANGPTTPEADRIFRERGIVVIPDIMANAGGVTVSYFEWAQDRMGYFWKEPEVNERLEDFLLSNLHQIRSIANARKATLRTSAYTLAIDRVVKASKLRGIYA; from the coding sequence ATGACGACCGCTTTGCGCGAGACCTCGGTGCGCGATGTCTCCGTTTTCGGCGATGCAATCGCCTATTTCAACGAAGCCGCCGACCTGCTCGAGCTCGATGCCGGGATGCGCCGCATTCTGACGCACCCCTCGCGGCAGATAATTTTTTCAATTCCCTTCCAGCGCGACTCGGGCGAGTTCGAGGTCTATACCGGCTATCGCGTGCAGTACAACTTTGCCCGCGGTCCGGCAAAAGGCGGAATCCGCTTTCATCCGCGCGTGACGCTCGACGAAGTGACCGCCCTGGCATTTTGGATGACCTGGAAATGCGCCGTCGTCGATCTTCCGTTCGGCGGGGGCAAGGGCGGCGTAACTTGCGATCCGACCACCCTTTCGTCAAACGAACTCGAACGCATCACGCGTCGCTACGCCGCCGAACTCGTAGAAGTCGTCGGTCCCGACAAAGACGTGCCGGCTCCCGACGTCAATACGACGCCGCAAGTCATGGCCTGGTTCATGGACACGTACTCGATGCACGTTCGGCAGAACATTCCCGGCGTCGTTACCGGCAAACCGCTGGAGATCGGCGGGTCGCGCGGGCGCGTCGAAGCCACGGGCCGCGGAGTGACGATCTGCGCGCTGGACGAGATGGCAGAAATGGATCTGCGACCCGACAAAGCCACGATCGCCATTCAGGGTTTCGGAAACGTCGGTATGCACGCAGCCAAACTCTTCGAAGAGCGCGGCTGCAAGATCGTCGGCATCTCCGACGTTACGGGCGCGTACTACAATCCGGAGGGCATTTATGTGAACGGCGCGATGGAACACGCGGCGCGGTTCGGAACGCTCGAAGGTTTCAAGGGTGGCGAGAAAATTACGAATGCGGAGCTGCTTGCCAGCGACTGCGACGTTCTCGTTCCCGCAGCGCTGGAAAAAGTCTTCACACCCGAAACGGCCGTGAAGGTGAAGGCCAAGCTTATCGTCGAGGGCGCGAACGGCCCCACGACTCCCGAGGCCGACCGAATTTTCCGCGAGCGCGGTATCGTCGTCATCCCCGACATTATGGCGAATGCCGGTGGAGTGACCGTCTCGTACTTCGAGTGGGCGCAAGACCGTATGGGCTATTTTTGGAAGGAGCCCGAAGTCAACGAGCGCCTCGAAGACTTCCTCTTGTCGAATCTCCACCAGATTCGCTCGATCGCAAACGCGCGCAAGGCGACATTGCGCACCTCGGCCTACACGTTGGCGATCGACCGCGTCGTCAAGGCATCGAAGCTTCGGGGCATTTACGCGTAA
- a CDS encoding FUSC family protein: MKFLTWLRELGAAVGTFDRSALEPGFALRCTIGVAIPLVIAAVHKAPALGVPAAIGAFITGFTSLQGVHRTRLKAIVTAGFGMSLASFVGALASSSTPGLVAATFVAGYAVGTIGQIGPVASTVALNSFVAFILFSSQPLTVAAAAQDSALVLAGGIIQAALVLLAWPFARRGAERAALADVYRNLAVYATALADNSHAFPPITPLATARQVLADPQPFADAAEIARLRRLLEDSEIIRRRLGALAVSAPSNQSPAALSRVVANAAHELSKVADLLGGERTIAARGTKPAIHEELEIAGIDDLEAHLRDALEAATMLATGRVPAFDLLSKPRPGPYIRSHVDWLSRDSFRFALVLAIAMVLARHFQADRGYWIPLTAAIVLKPDFQTTFLRGFARIGGTLAGAVIATFVAVPLRGHAALQTIGLLVTSALAYLAFNPNYALFTVAITSFVVIVLGMRGLPGTTTVDARMLDTLAGGALAMVGYLVLPSREHRRTRALLADLLDAQRRLAKAILLAYASPADDRRRAIETARTDVWKVRTTVEASIGRTRNEPYRSQTIGAERALRILAASQRFGLATLALETALETQGSFPIPQLLPFAAALDSEMAELAAALRESRAARFDERLAPATAAIERELSNTADAGRRFVLERLIAYAHAAMRIRRLVTYA, encoded by the coding sequence ATGAAATTTCTGACGTGGCTGCGCGAACTGGGAGCGGCGGTCGGCACCTTCGATCGATCCGCGCTCGAGCCGGGATTCGCGTTGCGCTGCACGATCGGGGTTGCGATTCCGCTCGTCATTGCAGCCGTGCACAAAGCGCCGGCGCTCGGCGTTCCGGCCGCGATCGGCGCCTTTATCACCGGATTTACCTCGCTGCAGGGCGTTCACCGAACGCGCCTCAAGGCCATCGTGACGGCAGGATTTGGTATGTCGCTGGCAAGTTTCGTGGGAGCGCTTGCGTCATCTTCGACGCCGGGTTTGGTAGCGGCAACGTTCGTTGCGGGATACGCCGTCGGTACGATTGGACAAATCGGTCCCGTTGCTTCGACCGTCGCGCTCAACTCATTTGTCGCTTTCATTCTTTTCTCGAGCCAGCCGCTGACGGTCGCCGCCGCAGCTCAAGACTCGGCACTCGTCCTCGCCGGAGGCATCATTCAAGCCGCGCTCGTGCTGCTCGCATGGCCCTTCGCACGACGAGGAGCCGAGCGCGCCGCTCTTGCGGACGTCTATCGTAACCTGGCTGTATACGCAACTGCACTCGCCGATAACTCACACGCGTTTCCGCCGATTACACCACTGGCGACTGCGCGGCAAGTGCTCGCCGATCCGCAACCGTTCGCCGATGCGGCCGAAATAGCGCGACTACGTCGCCTGCTCGAAGATTCAGAAATCATCCGCCGGCGTTTGGGCGCATTGGCGGTGAGCGCTCCGTCGAATCAGTCACCTGCCGCGCTTTCGCGAGTGGTCGCCAATGCCGCGCACGAGCTTAGCAAGGTTGCCGATCTGCTCGGCGGTGAGAGGACGATCGCCGCTCGCGGCACAAAACCGGCGATTCACGAGGAGCTCGAGATTGCCGGCATCGACGACCTCGAAGCGCATCTGCGCGACGCGCTCGAAGCCGCGACGATGCTCGCAACCGGCCGCGTTCCAGCCTTCGATCTGCTCTCCAAGCCCCGGCCCGGCCCCTATATCCGAAGTCACGTCGATTGGTTGAGCCGCGATTCCTTTCGCTTCGCCCTCGTGCTCGCAATTGCGATGGTGCTTGCGCGTCACTTTCAAGCCGATCGCGGTTACTGGATTCCGCTCACCGCTGCAATCGTACTCAAACCCGACTTCCAGACAACCTTCCTGCGCGGATTCGCTCGCATCGGCGGGACGTTAGCCGGCGCGGTGATCGCCACGTTCGTCGCGGTACCCTTGCGTGGTCATGCCGCATTGCAAACGATTGGACTGCTCGTCACGTCGGCCTTAGCGTACCTCGCGTTCAATCCGAACTACGCGCTCTTCACCGTTGCGATTACATCTTTTGTCGTGATCGTGCTGGGCATGCGCGGGCTTCCCGGTACGACCACCGTCGATGCACGGATGCTCGATACCCTGGCCGGTGGCGCGCTGGCCATGGTTGGCTACCTCGTGCTGCCATCCCGGGAGCACCGGCGTACGCGCGCTTTGCTCGCCGACTTGCTTGACGCACAGCGCCGCCTAGCCAAAGCCATCCTGCTCGCGTACGCGAGCCCAGCAGACGATCGACGCCGCGCCATCGAAACCGCCCGTACTGACGTTTGGAAAGTACGCACGACGGTCGAGGCATCGATCGGCCGCACGCGCAACGAGCCGTACCGCTCTCAAACGATCGGGGCAGAACGCGCCCTGCGCATTCTCGCCGCGTCGCAGCGATTTGGTCTCGCAACGCTCGCTCTTGAAACAGCACTCGAAACGCAGGGCAGCTTTCCCATTCCGCAGCTGCTGCCATTCGCCGCGGCGCTCGACTCCGAAATGGCCGAGCTTGCGGCGGCCTTACGCGAATCACGAGCGGCGCGATTCGATGAGCGCCTTGCCCCAGCGACGGCCGCAATCGAGCGCGAGCTTTCCAACACCGCCGATGCCGGGCGCCGCTTTGTTCTCGAGCGCCTAATCGCATACGCGCACGCCGCGATGCGAATCAGACGCCTCGTTACTTACGCGTAA